In Dermacentor variabilis isolate Ectoservices chromosome 10, ASM5094787v1, whole genome shotgun sequence, the genomic window AAATCCTCCATATACTGTCAAATTCTGCaatggcggcattttgagccaGTCAGGCCGTAACAGCCCTTTGgtccaatcagagctgacaaagATGGCGAATGTGACAATATAGCGGAATTAGACTATGTCCAGAGTAGCCCACCTCTGGTAGTTATTTACTTAATGCCATGTGTCCACGGTGCCGCATTGTAGAGGTCGCGCAGACACTGGATACGCTGGTCGAACACCTTCCTCGATTCGGGACTCCACCAGTCGTCCCTCAGGCCGGACGCGTTGAAGACACCGAGCACGGGATCGAAACCATGCGTGACCTCGTGACCCACCACGTGACCCAAGGCACCGTAGTTGACCGACTCGGGCATCGCGAGCGCATAGAACGGGGCGAACATGATGCCGTCCATGATGAAGACCCAGTGGTATACGGGTACGTAGAATGCGTTCACCATTATCATCGGCTGCTCGGGGTCCTCGGCTCTGAACTCGGGGTCGGGCGCCTTGAGCCGCGCCAGACGCCGCGTCGCCTGGGCGTCGTGCACCGCCGTGAACATGGCGGCGTGGCTGGCCGGAAGCCTGGGCACGAAGGCGTAGTGCGCGCGCAGCTGCTCCTTCGAAGCGGACAAGTCGAACGGGTGGCCGACGACGCGCCCCAGACGCCGGATGTGCCCGATGCCCCGCTCGCGCGTGGACTCGTCGATCCAGGAGAGGTTGGCGATGATGGCCTGCGTGGCGTTCCAGAGGGCCGCGGACATGGCGCGAATGGCGGCCAGCTTGCTGTCCTCGACGTACCACTCGACGAAGAGGTCCGACATGGCGTACGAGAGCTCTTGGTTGGGAACGACCAGGCACGTCATTAGGCGAACAAAGGTGGCGGGCCATTCTCCCATGCCTGGGAGGAGCGCTGCCAAGTAGCTGCCGGACATGGCCGGCGCCAGTTGGAGAGCGACAAGGAAGGCGACGTAGCCGGACACCGTCTCCGAGCCGGAGTACTCGCCGAGCAGAAGGTCGCCGACGAATGGCAACATGAACTTGTTCCTGACGATCATCTGGTCGTCGGCGCTTAGCTGTCGGTCCGCGGGCAGTAAGCGATTCACGGCGTGCAACAAACGGATGGAGCTGCCCGCCTGCCCCGTGAACGAGTGCGCCTCCGAGAACTTGACATACTCGAGGGTCGCGTAATTTCTCAGTGCCAGCAGCGGCATCACGCTGATCGTGAGGAAGCGGCTGTCGAGCTCGATCACGCGCGCGATCAGCTGCGGATGGGGTACCCTGCGAGCGAAAAGCGAAGCATTAAGCAGTTGCGCTCCAGCTAACGCTTGCTCCAGTTTAATCTGACATCGCAATTTCGTCTTATGGCAACGAATAGCTTTCTTGTGCACACATAGTTTACACTGGCGTACTGCTTTCAAAACattccaaatatatatatatctgtcagaAATAAGTATATATTACTCATATGATGAATGATACCACTAAAACCAGCTAGATCTATGTGACGCGAAAACCCGGAAGTTATACATGGTGTCTAATTGCCCTCCCCAGCGACGGGTTCCTCGAAGTAACGGAAGCTAacctcgaaggccatgctttgaTGTGCTGAGGGGATCGGTAGCAATTGCAGGAGCCGAAAAGACGTCATGGCCTCATTACTCTGCGAACCATGCACCTATTTGTGCAATCTTAATTACGAGATATAGTGACCTCCGACATTTTCAGCAAGCGGCGCAAACGCACTGAATATCTCGTAGGCAGTGCCTTTCGACCCTTTCGCTATGTGCAAACATAGGCTCTGGACAGCTTCCTGTTTTGCTCACTGCTGTAGCCCGCTAAATGTAACGAGCAGGAAAGCGTGGATGAAGGAAAATgatataggagggagcataccgAAACTCGATTGAAGCATCCCTGGTGGCCTAACACATGATCGCACGTCGAAGTTCGCAGTTGGTTTAgatgttcccgctctgcaggcagagccacggcagcgcagctgaacaagcgcgcaccgaataaaaacaaCTGGCATAGGTACTTGGAACCAAACGTTTTAGCAAATCACGATTCTTACTCCGTGATCTCAActcaagaggtcacgtgttgggccacatCTATGGCTTCAAGGAGCAATCGCGTGCCAAGTCTGGCTGCGTAatcgtaatgctccctcctatacttttccttcctccatgcgacAAAGACATTGATGTCGATATCGAGTAGCAggagtgcgttaaaatctaaCCCAGaagattttcaacacttttcctctTTGCATAACGACAACTTAGAAGTCAAGATTACCGTAAGTTCTACGAAGAAAATTTGATGTACTCGTCTAAAGACGTAATGAGCATGTCTTTTATCTCAAAACTTAAATATAGGCGGCGGACGTGCTTTTACTCTCGAGGCACGTTGCTTAAACACACCCGCCCGTGAGCACAAACGCAGATTCCACGAACGCCTCCTCCAGTAGTTCCTTTTCTATCAGAAGTTCTCGCAGAAATAGCCAAACGACGGTAGCTTGGAGATTAATGTCCCAATGGAGCAGGTAGAAGCCGGGCCTGCTGAAGTCCTTGTCCGGCTGCAACTGGAAAAACACGTGCACGTCTCTCTTCAGGCTCAGCTCCACCAGCGTGTCCAGAAGAGACGCGGGCAGCTGCTGCTTGTCGGGAGGCCACGACAAGTTGTAGCTGGCCAGGAACTCCTTGAGCATGTCTGCGAAGCCGCAACTTGTGTTTCAAGTTTGAAGCCTTTTCTACTACAAATACAGGGGGGTGGATGCGCTGAGTTGAAATTAAAGCTAAACGAGTTCCAATGggaaaagaaaattcagtgccattccacctCGTGAATGGTGggcgaccagcgaagctgtgtatgtgggccccttaatgccgAACTGTCCACTGCCGCGCATGCGTCTAACGCCGTAcgcacataaatggaaggcgaggcgcgactagaCGCTCCaccacgatgttgagcctcggaagatgacGATGGCACCGGAAAACGCTGCACGACGCATTTTGCTTACGAATCCCGGCTCGTACAACATATCTGACACACGCGTTACCGCACTGCGAGGGCCCACATTGCTTCACCGTAGTCAAcgcgatcgtgcgttggtcgacgtcccgcag contains:
- the LOC142559929 gene encoding endothelin-converting enzyme homolog codes for the protein MLKEFLASYNLSWPPDKQQLPASLLDTLVELSLKRDVHVFFQLQPDKDFSRPGFYLLHWDINLQATVVWLFLRELLIEKELLEEAFVESAFVLTGGVPHPQLIARVIELDSRFLTISVMPLLALRNYATLEYVKFSEAHSFTGQAGSSIRLLHAVNRLLPADRQLSADDQMIVRNKFMLPFVGDLLLGEYSGSETVSGYVAFLVALQLAPAMSGSYLAALLPGMGEWPATFVRLMTCLVVPNQELSYAMSDLFVEWYVEDSKLAAIRAMSAALWNATQAIIANLSWIDESTRERGIGHIRRLGRVVGHPFDLSASKEQLRAHYAFVPRLPASHAAMFTAVHDAQATRRLARLKAPDPEFRAEDPEQPMIMVNAFYVPVYHWVFIMDGIMFAPFYALAMPESVNYGALGHVVGHEVTHGFDPVLGVFNASGLRDDWWSPESRKVFDQRIQCLRDLYNAAPWTHGIK